cttaatgattaattttatgGTACATATAATTTTGGTGTcgaaattattaaaattatcttttatgataaattttaaatattaaaaaattatttatttttatattttttaatttaaatattaaattttatttcattttagtAAATTAGACATGTACCATTCTCATTTGATAGTGAGTTCAAATCTCTCTCCACGTTATGTGTACATGATCACAAAACGGGAGTGAGGAATCCATTACGTTACTGTCGCTGAGAGTGACTAAGACACGGTGTTACCAAAATACCAACTACGGTGTCACACGGAAATAGATCTTCTCCAGTTTTTTCAATACTTGACAAAATACAGTACAATCTCTTACCTTTGATTTTAATAGTGGGACCAGAAATAGATAAAAAAGAGAATATGGTGAATAGTTAGATTAAACACTGTACACCATCcaattttttattcactggagaggatccactcccGTTGTCACACTAGTAAAAGTAGATTTTGGTCAAAAGATTTTCACATTTGAATGTTCTTATTAACATATGGTGTAAGGAATATGCGACGCGTGTCCAATATATTTTAGTGTTAATAGTTTCTTCGTATCAAGTTCATTGAACAATTCattttcattgatatttttCAGTTGTAGACAAGTAAATGTAAATGACGTAGAGGATTAGCTGGgttcttttttttagttgagGTTAAGTCAACTATACAATTAATATTACGCATAATAGTTTTGTTGGACtctatctttaaattttatgtaCTTGCGGATAAGGGTTTTACTACAAATTGGAGCACCCAAACGATCATTTTATTTCGTCACCAAACTTCATTACATTGAAACCGAACAAATAACGCAAATATTCTCACCCCGAGATAAATAggaaaatatgtaaaaaaaaaaaaggtttttaattctaaaaattatttttgctCATATTTAACCGAGAAAAAAGATGCCCTTATATTTTTGTTGCAGTTGCTAAGTATCAAAAGCTATGATACATATAGACTAATACAAAATTCAATATTGGATATACAGaaacataaatttaaaatttttcataagACATGCAGacataacatatatataaaatataaaatatttaaataattttttattttaataattaataatatttattatttttaaatttattttaaaaatacaaattaaaataagactGACATATAATAGTATTTAAATGTATCTAAatatgtttataaaaaaatttattttttattaaaatacaatttGTCACAAAAAATATTCATTTTGAACAAATATTAATAAGTATTATGTCCAAAATGTGTTCACAAGACATGGCAAATCAAGAAATTGTCCGTAATAATAGTTCAAAAGCGACACCATCAAAGAGTTAACAATGTACGTGTGGCTGTGTGCCTTATCTCATTCATCGACACATAATTGTATGCAATAATCTAAAATGCAAAGATGTCCTTATTAGTTTAGAAAAaatcgaaaaataagaaaaaaaagtcgaaataaaaataaaatctaaaaataacaAGAGCAGGCAGCTGGCAGAACCAAAAACAAAGATTACATATAAAACTTTGAAATGTAAATGGATGAACAAGTAGCAAGCATTCTCATTGATCGTGCCTCACTATCTACAACCATTAACACTTAAATGTCACAGTTGAAAATAGTACAAATATTAAAGCATACAAATGAGATTTCAAGAGCATATGAAATCTCAAACTTGACCCATATTACACCACAGATGTTACACATTTTTTGCAAGGCTTTCTTTgagatagaaaaaaaaaaagcatgatTATCTACAcctattgaaaattaaaaataaaaaaggaggGAAAGAAGGTACAATCAAGAAAGTAACGAACCATATTGTTTCACTTTCATCTACCATCAGCTGAAGTAAAAGAATCTGCAAATCCAGTAGGCCTTGCTGGGATACTACTCTTGCTGTCTTCCAAGTCCATATAACTCAAGTCCTTTCCTTCTGCTTCCTGCCAGTCCTTCACCATCTGGTTAAGAGGAAGGCTATAATCAATGCCGGAATATTCCTCTGTGTCATCATCAAATGGTTTCCATTTTTCAACGAGTGGCGCCAGAACATTCACAGCATGACCCATATCAGGCCGTTGGCTTGGTTCTCTGGCAGTGCAGTGTCCAGCTAACTCGGCAATGACGCAGATGGTCTCGAACGTTTCTTCTTTTATGTCAAGGGATTGATCAATGGCAGCCCTTAGTTTCTTCTTGTCTGATTTTATATGCCAGAACCATGCTGCCAAGTATTGGCTTTCCTCAGATCTACCCTCATCAAGTGCCATCAATCCCGTCAACAGCTCCATTAGCACAACCCCAAAGCTGAAAACATCTGCTTTGGTAGTGATTTTTCCCGTCACTGAAATATATTGAAAGATAAAAGCAAGGATTAGTATAATATTGACTGATTTTCTTCAATCATTTTGGATGAGATACCACATCCCACTATTATTCCATGCATATAACGAGGTATAATCAACATACTCGAAAAAAGTTACATTGAAGAAAGTAAATACCCATAGAATAAGTTAATTTACCAACAGAACTAAACCTTAACTCCAAAACAATAAAGCAATCCCAAAACTACAAGCTTAAAGGTTACCAATCTAGAGATATTAAGTATTCCATATTAAAGAAGTTGgtgattaaatatttaaataaagagTATATGTAATTTCTTCAAGAActagtgaaaaaaaaatcaccTGCATATTCTGGCGCCAAGTATCCGAAAGTCCCTGCAAGCCGGGTCACTACAGACTTTTCACCTTCAGGAGCAAGTTTTACCAATCCAAAATCTGATATTTTTGCTCTGAAATCATCAGCAAGCAAAATATTCGACGACTTAAGATCTCTGTGAATGAAGCTTTGGTGGGCCATAGAATGAAGGTACTCCAGTCCTCTAGCAACATCCAGGGCAATATTGAGCCTCCTCTTCCAAGAGAGCGGCTCCATTCCAAAACTCTTCCAATGGAAAAGATGCTTACTTAGTGCACCTTGAGGCATATACTCATAAACTAGAATTCTCTCATTCCCTTCAATGGAATAACCCAAAAGAGACACTAAATGCCGGTGTCTAACTTTTGATAGAACTGCAATTTCAGCCTGGAATTCATCTAACGCTTTGCTACTAATCACACCAGCTTCCATTCGCTTCACTGCAATTTTTGTGCCATCATCCAATTCTCCCTTATAAACAACACCAAACCCACCACGACCAAGCTCGTTCTCAGAGGCAAAATTCTTGGTCACATTTCGTAGAACCTGAACAGAGATCACAAGATTGCCAGCTTCAATGACATGAGAATCCCCAATGCCACTGCTGTTTCGACTCCCAGACCCACTCCCTGTTAGAGTTGAGATACTTCCATTGGTATTATTAGCAACAGCAATCTTTACAATACGATCCGAATCAGATGGATCTCTTGGGTGAATCACCAGTGAACTAGGAGCCAATAAAGCATCCTTCCTTCTTCTCCTGAAACAATACACATAAATTGGAATGAGCAGAAAAGCTGCAGCCGCCACACCCGCAATGGGAGCAACAATAGTAACCAACGCTTTGCCTTTGGATTTCTTTGCTTCATTAGAACTACTTGGATTGTTATTCGAGTGTGCGGGTGTAGACCCCGTTGATGGCTCATCATTCCCAGATCCAGTCGACGGATTATTGTTCCCAGATGAAGGAGCTTGGGAGTGTGGATCCAACAGAGGATTCCCAACAGTCACAAGTTTCACTCCGGGGCGAAACTTGGGCATTGGACCGGATATGTTATTGTCACTCAGATCCAACAACGAAAGAGACGACAAGTTAGTCCAATTACTAGGTACCACACCACCAATATGGTTACCACCCAACCTAATTTCAGCAAGAGAACCCAAGTTTGCAACAGAAGGACTCAACGTCCCATTAAGCTTAAAATTTGGCAAATTAATCATAGAAACCTTGCCATTAGTATCACACTTGATTCCCAACCATGGACCTGAACAAGGGTCATTACGAGTCCAAGAATCCACCAGATTAGAAGGGTAATTCAACCCACCAAGAAATTGCAAGAGTGCCATGACCTCAAAGGAGCATGGAATCCCAGGCTTGTCTTGACAAAAATCATTGTTATCAAAAGTAGCATTAACAGCTTTGAAATCAGGGATAGGACCCATCAAATGGTTATTGTTCAAATCAAGAGTGTCCAATTTCATGTTACCTAATCCATCAGGTACAAGCCCAACTAGCTGGTTTCCGTTGAGATTAAGATCCTTCAACGAATCCAAGTCTCCAATGTTCTCCGGAATCGACCCACTGAACTTGTTTCCATGAAGCCACAAACTTGTCAGTGAAACCATAGTGGAAACCACATCAATTGTCCCAGTAAGCCCCTCACCCTGCTGGTTGTTCAGCCACAGAACCTGCAATACGGTGCCGTTTAGTGTCGCCGGCAGTTCTCCGGTCAAGTTGTTGTCGGAAAGTTTCAGGAACGAGAGAGAGTTCATCTTCCCCAGAAAATCCGGCAAGGAACCCACCAAATTGCAACTCATACAAGAGAGATTGGTCAACTGAGTCGAACCCTGAAGACTCGGCGGGAGACTCCAGCCACCATTAGTGGCATTGAGGTTGTTGTGATCCAACGCAAGAACCTCCAAGCTATCGAGACCGTCGAAGCAATCTGATGGTAGAGAATCGAAGTTGTTGTAGTCCAAGAACAAGTACTTGAGGTCCTTCAAACCCTTGAAAGAGGGTAAAGGACCGTTGAGACGGTTATTCTGGAGGCCAACGTTGGTGAGTGCGGTGAGTTGGTTGAAGGTGGTAGGCAAGGGACCAGAGAGGTTGAGATTCTTGGCTTGAATCTGAGCAACTCTGTTTCCGTCGCAGAAGACGTAGTCCCAGCGAGGAGTGCCGCATGGGTCGCCGCCATCTTCGGGCCATGGAAGGAGCTTAGGGTCGTCAAGTCCTTTTCGGAACTGGTGGAGGATGCTAACGTCGTTGGGGTCGGTTTCGGCAAGGATATGGCGGACAGCGAGGAGGAAGAgggagaggaagagagagaaggCGGTGGACATGGCAGCGATGAGTGAGGTTCATGAGGTTGAGAGAGAGTGCAGAGgaggtgtttgatgaaatgacACTGAGAAAGTAGTCATGTTATTATGGAAAGttagaaagaagaagagaaaggtGGTTAGTGATGAGTGAAACTGATGAGGGACGGGTGTAAAGACAAAAGAGGGAATTATTGAATAAagtgtgtgagagagagagagggtttttccttctttctttttgtggCTTTTGAGAGTGGGGGAAACAATTCTCAGATTCCAAATTCGTACTTCCCGTTCCTGCTGttctctctgtctctctctctcccctcctcctcctccttcttcttctgctaCGGTGAATTGCTTTCTCATCTCTCACAATATTGCCACGCCACGTCGCCACCTTATATCAttatttttatggtttttttttttgttttgtatcacaaacaataataataaaataatatgtgTCATTATTCAGCCTGCCAGCTGCAAGGCCCGGGACGCCGGGAGGgatttaattttcatttcaaatttttttattttagcttctaattataataataagagaaattttatagatttttaaaatttaacgtTGACACAACACAAGCCTGTCATGCTCAAACCGATGACT
This sequence is a window from Arachis stenosperma cultivar V10309 chromosome 10, arast.V10309.gnm1.PFL2, whole genome shotgun sequence. Protein-coding genes within it:
- the LOC130955248 gene encoding receptor protein kinase TMK1-like, yielding MSTAFSLFLSLFLLAVRHILAETDPNDVSILHQFRKGLDDPKLLPWPEDGGDPCGTPRWDYVFCDGNRVAQIQAKNLNLSGPLPTTFNQLTALTNVGLQNNRLNGPLPSFKGLKDLKYLFLDYNNFDSLPSDCFDGLDSLEVLALDHNNLNATNGGWSLPPSLQGSTQLTNLSCMSCNLVGSLPDFLGKMNSLSFLKLSDNNLTGELPATLNGTVLQVLWLNNQQGEGLTGTIDVVSTMVSLTSLWLHGNKFSGSIPENIGDLDSLKDLNLNGNQLVGLVPDGLGNMKLDTLDLNNNHLMGPIPDFKAVNATFDNNDFCQDKPGIPCSFEVMALLQFLGGLNYPSNLVDSWTRNDPCSGPWLGIKCDTNGKVSMINLPNFKLNGTLSPSVANLGSLAEIRLGGNHIGGVVPSNWTNLSSLSLLDLSDNNISGPMPKFRPGVKLVTVGNPLLDPHSQAPSSGNNNPSTGSGNDEPSTGSTPAHSNNNPSSSNEAKKSKGKALVTIVAPIAGVAAAAFLLIPIYVYCFRRRRKDALLAPSSLVIHPRDPSDSDRIVKIAVANNTNGSISTLTGSGSGSRNSSGIGDSHVIEAGNLVISVQVLRNVTKNFASENELGRGGFGVVYKGELDDGTKIAVKRMEAGVISSKALDEFQAEIAVLSKVRHRHLVSLLGYSIEGNERILVYEYMPQGALSKHLFHWKSFGMEPLSWKRRLNIALDVARGLEYLHSMAHQSFIHRDLKSSNILLADDFRAKISDFGLVKLAPEGEKSVVTRLAGTFGYLAPEYAVTGKITTKADVFSFGVVLMELLTGLMALDEGRSEESQYLAAWFWHIKSDKKKLRAAIDQSLDIKEETFETICVIAELAGHCTAREPSQRPDMGHAVNVLAPLVEKWKPFDDDTEEYSGIDYSLPLNQMVKDWQEAEGKDLSYMDLEDSKSSIPARPTGFADSFTSADGR